The following nucleotide sequence is from Rattus norvegicus strain BN/NHsdMcwi chromosome 13, GRCr8, whole genome shotgun sequence.
CAGCCATGGATGTCTTCCTCTGGAGCTAGAGCCATATTCCAGTTTACTTCCTATTCCGCAGTCGTTTGGATTTCCTAAGTGAGTCTATGGCTTCTGTTGCCTTCCTTCGTTTCCGAGGAGACTCCTCGCTCTGCCCGGACCCTGAGGATGTTCCTACAGCACTTTCCATGACTTCTCGGAGCTTCCGCTCCAGCTCCGCCAGCCGAGCGTTTTGCTCGCCTATGATCTGGGTCTGCTCTAGCAGTTTCTGGTCTTGGTCTTGCAGCTGTTTCTGCTGTTCTTGCACTTTGGTGCGGAGCTCAGAAATCTCACGCCTGAGGACAGTCACGCCAGCACCATTGGTTTTGACCTGCTGCTGCAGTTTGGTAACCTCTTGTCTGGACGGGTTTTGCTTGGAGAAGAGCTGCATGGTTGTCAGGGCTGCGGATGGTCCGGGAACTGTGGAGAAAGCATTTAAAAAGGCGAATCATTCCTGTTTCCTACTGGGAACAGTCTAGCTCACTTTAGGTTCTTGGGTTTATTACAATAGAAAATTCACTTTAAGTCAGCAGTTGTGGTCACATACAAAGAGTTGGCATGACATGGTCTAGAGAGCATAATTTAACCAAAACCCCAAGAAACAGGGAACTGGGGACGTAGCCTTACAGGAAGACATGTACAAAGCATCCTCAGCACAGGTAAACGAAAGATAAAGATGCTATGAAGTTCTACATGATGGTTCTTAGACACTGAAGACGTCATCAAGATGCTCCAGAGAGCGGCTGTGATGGTGCTGCACAGCCATGCTCTCAGCACCTGAGAGGCGAAGGCATGAGCATCACTCAAGCCTGAGGCCAGCACAGGCTACAAATACACAccgagaccctgtctgaaaaagcgaaaacaagcaagcaagcaagcataccTGGAGGAGAGCCCATGAGTCTTCCAGACACATCGGATCCTGGCAATTTCCTCTTCAAGATCGGAACAATCTTCTCATCAAAGTACTCCATTGCCATGGAGGAGATGTCCCGCAACTCCTGCAGGACTTCATGAGCTCGCTGAGGGGCTCTGGTAGAATTGACATATCTCAGTACACGGTAAATCTCATCAATCACCTACAACATGAATTCTCATTAGTACTTTTTGAAGTTTAAAAAAGAGATTAGCTAAATAGCAAGGTTACCGTCTTATAGTTGCCGTGAGGACTAAGGCATTTGAAGTCACTGCCTGGAGAACCCGCAGCACAGGCTTTGGACCTTCCTACAGTATTCTGTGCTTAGACTTAGTGATAAGCATATCTACTGTTCAGGGTGCTGCAGAAGCCAGAGTCAAAACAAGTGAGATGCAGCCCCTGCCTGCCCGAGGTGGGTCAGAACATCTGggagacaccacacacactggACGAGAAGAGCTGCACGGCTTGCCAAAGAAGCTAGAGAACCAAATGGGCATTCAATTCTGCCTGGAGTAGTGGGAGGGCAAAGGATCACCCACAGCTGCAGTCCAAACCCAAgtctgtccccagctcccaaggACTTGGTCTGACTCCTTTCTCTTGGGTGCTGCCACCACAGGCTTCATCCCTTAAAACGTTGTTTCTCTAGGAGCTGACACAGCTTGGAATGAGTTTTCAGACCACGCTTTCCCATCGTGACGAGAGGGCAGCAGAATGTGCTTTCTTAAGTTTAGTGACAACTGCAATGGGGAAGCTGCCAGCCCTGGAGAAGAAACGTGCTCAATGAGTGGCCTAACTCCCTCCTCCCCAACTTGAACAGTAACCGAATGGCCTACGCCACGTGTGCTCTCAGCTCTACTCCCCGGGAGGGCACTGCTCACACTTCAAGGGCTTCAACACAGACCTGGAAACAGTGACTCATGTCTTTGAGGACCACAGTCTAGATAATGTCTATTGCAATGAGACTTCATCCCGTGAGACCTGGGGCTCTCAGGCAAACCATCCAGTCTCAAACCTCCTTGAATCATACATAGTCCTCTCACTGCATTTATTctagccctgggtcagtcttgTAATCTGCCTTCTCTTCTTGATAAGAACACACGTACAATACTTACTagttacagggaaacacaatgcCTAGGCCAGCCCTTGCTGTTCTACACTAGGTTCAAGGAGACGCTCTTTTGTACAGTGATGACTTCACCAAGTGGCCAGTGTTGTGGGCAAGCATGGAAAGAAACTGAATGAGGTGAAGCAGGGTGTCAGGCAGACACACTGTGTTGCATTCAATCAGCAGCCAGAGCCAGGTCAGGAGTCCAGGAGACAAACTGCATATATGGGTGGGTTCAGAACAGCCCAAAAAGGTCTGAGCCCACAAAGGGAGAACATAAGGACCTAGGAGTCAAGGGTGCAACCAAGGACCCAACGGCTGGTGCTGTGTCTCTACCATTACTATTCCACACAGGCTCATGTCAGAAGAACATTAACTTTTCAGGAGGCCATTCAAGTATCATGCTAGAAAGCCAGTAAGAGTAAAATGGAGTTCCCTTTCTTGGACTAATTGCAAGCatagtttaaaataaacacaagtaTTTCTACAACATTTCAAAGCACTGGTGTAAAACCAGTGAACATGGATGACAGCCAGGCGTGGGGTGCACACTGCTactctcagccctcaggaggcacaggcaggtcaGTCTCTGAGGCTGAGGCCACCTGGCCTCTACATGCAAGTTTCAGGTTAGTGAGGgctacagtgagactctgtctccataacAAGATTCTTATTCTTATGAGGCttgggaaaggaaaaacaaaacaaacaaccctgcctcccctgccccaAGGCTGAATAGTGTCACAAAGTAAAGAGAGGGAGCGGAGGAAAGAGCACAGGGAAGCATTAGAGAAGGGCCAGGAAGCTCTTAGACATCTGTGACATCGAGTGAGGAGACAGGACTGGCTCCCTGAAGTCGGAGAGGAAATCTAGGCCTGCAAATGGAGTACTTTATacgacacacacaaaaaatgttAAGACACAACTAGGATCCCACACCCTTCGGCAACAGTCACCAGTGCTAGTAACACACACGGACTCTGCATATTCTGAATACATTCAAAGagtatatatagaaaaatttaagaaATCCAAGGCAGGAGTCCAGCTTTGTAAAAGATTGTTCATGTTGACTGATATTTTACATTCTTGGGCTAGGTTAAATGAGTCACTTTATTAAAATTGTTTGTGTCCAAGCAGTACATGTGGGTTATAAGTAAGAAAAACATTGTGACAGttgatttttgggttttgtttgtttttatgccatCTCAAAATCATGCCCTCTGCTTTAATTTGTCCCCAGGCTTTTGTATATTCTGATCTTTTGATCCCTTTTCTAGAGTGTTTTCCTTGTATATCTTTTCCATAACATCTTCACCTCTGGACATTCTTCCAGGTTAAATCATATAAACATCCTCAccaaagtttttttgtttgtttttgttttgagacacgtcttctttgtgtagtcctggctgtcctggaactctgtagacaagactggccctcaactcacagaaatctatctgcctttgcctccccagtgctgggattaaaggagtgcgcCACTACCTCCTGGCTTCATCAgttttttctctttagaaaactaCACACTGTAAACACAcctttctgttagtctgtcttccTCATAATATGTAAGCTAACAGAAGAGATCACAGCCAGCTCACTACTGGATACAGGGAGCTCCCCAATGACTGGAACATGCCAACTGCTTCTGAGTAGTAACTAAATAAGGGATGACAGGAATCAAATATTTGTCCTGTGTAATAGTGACTTAGCCAAATGAAACTGTTTTGGGGCAAGCTACATGTTATGTTAAATTAAGAACATGGGTTTTAGAGGGCTGGTTGCTTTGAACACAAAATTCAAGACTTAACAAGATGACTACTGAGAGTAATTTCTCAAAATACACAATTCTTACATGTGCTTCTTCTATGTTTAATCAAGTATCCTCAGTCTTATGGCTAAATCTcagatattatatatacatgcatggtAGATTAACATTGGTACCACAGTCAGTCTAAAGTGACTTCATTTTGTGCAGGTGTGGGAAGCCAGCTCCTACCCAGCAATAACTGAGTGAACGACTCAGAACAACGAGCTCGCAGCAGACGGATTAGAGCTCCATGCGCtgtgagacacagaggcagagctaTGGCCTGCTTTAGTCTATGGTCTGGGCAGTCTACTGAAGGCACGAAACCTCAATGGTAAACGTCCAGCAAGCAAGGGAGACGGGTAAGGCAGAAGGCTTGTCAACACCCGAATGAAGAAATAATGGAGTCAGTATGCTAGGTAGCCCAAGCCCGAAGCCTCCGTGTTCAAGGGACTAAGGCAGGAAAACCGAGAGTCTAGGGCCAGGCTAAGTTACACAATGAGATCCTGTTTGAACAGGCACTGATGAATGAATACacgaacacaaccaaacaaggaAAAGTAAAGCAATGGAGCTGAGACAGGCAGAAGGTGGGAATGGACAGGTGACAAGATGGGTATTAGCATGTGTGATCCGCATTCCAGCATTTAGTCTACGGTATGCGCACAGAACAAGCatcagctgggcatggtagcctGGCTTTAACCCCAGTCGTCCagtggcagaagcaggcaggtctttgagtctgaggccagccagagctacccagtgagaccctgttgtCAAAGTAAAGACAAAAGCCAACAACCAAAGcaaacagagtatcattaatgttTTTCAGGACATACCAAAGGGTACGGCTAACAGACATTAAATTATACTTGTAAACTAAACTATCAAACATTTTTACCTTTATTCTATTCAGTTCTCTACACATAACAAAGTATCTCTCTGCATATAAGTTTCTTCTAGGAAAGCTCACCTTTTCAAACCTTATTATACAGAGATGTTAGTGCTGTGGGATAACCTATGTTTTCAGTAAACTCTCAAGTGACTTCTCTCCTCTAACAGTCAAGAACAGACGGTATGATGGAAGACAAGCAAACCAAAGCCCAGCACTGCGTGGCAGCACTGCGTGTTTTGTCCACTCGGCCAGGCAGCTGCAAGGGCACAGGCTGAGAGAGCACAGCATTCactacatttaaaatgtagttcagggctgaagagatggcagaAGGCTTAACAACATTTCTGTTCCCATAGAAGACCAAGGTTTGGTTCCCTGCAGCCAGCCTATGGTGGCTACCACCTGACTGCAGCTCCCATTCTCAGGGTTCTGGTGCCCTCTTCAGGTCCatgtgggtactgcatgcatatggtacaccATGTGTACACcacatgggtgcttggaattgaatctGGATCTGTCTGAttgttttgagacggggtctcactcCATAGCCACGGCTGAAccctttctccagccccacaaattaaaatcttaaaaaaaaattcttttattcatttatttgttttgagagaggatcTACATAGTCatggctggtctgaaacttgaTATGTAGGCTAGGTTGA
It contains:
- the Fbxo28 gene encoding F-box only protein 28, whose protein sequence is MAAASEERMAEEGGGGHGDGGSCSAASSAQRQPPTPPSQALQPGSQAPAAPALAPDHLPQNNTLVALPIVAIENILSFMSYDEISQLRLVCKRMDLVCQRMLNQGFLKVERYHNLCQKQVKAQLPRRESERRNHSLARHADILAAVETRLSLLNMTFMKYVDSNLCCFIPGKVIDEIYRVLRYVNSTRAPQRAHEVLQELRDISSMAMEYFDEKIVPILKRKLPGSDVSGRLMGSPPVPGPSAALTTMQLFSKQNPSRQEVTKLQQQVKTNGAGVTVLRREISELRTKVQEQQKQLQDQDQKLLEQTQIIGEQNARLAELERKLREVMESAVGTSSGSGQSEESPRKRRKATEAIDSLRKSKRLRNRK